CCGTCGAGAATCGCGGCGTCGACCATCGAGTCTCCCTGGACCCGCAGCATGAACGCATCCGAGGCGCGCGGCACGTAGTCCGACGGCAGCAAGAACTCACCCTCGACATCTTCCTGTGCCGTGATCGGGACACCGGCCGCGACGCGGCCCAGGATCGGCACCACGAGCCCATTGCGTGCGGGAGGCGGCCCCCCCGCCGAGCGCAGCGCCCGCGGCTTGGTCGGATCCCGCGAGATCAGGCCCCGGCGCTCGAGCGCCTTAAGATGGGCGTGGATCGTGGAAGAGGACGAGAGGCCAACGCGCTCCCCGATCTCCCGCACCGAGGGCGGATAACCGTGCTCGGCCGTAAAGTCTCGGATGAT
The sequence above is drawn from the Candidatus Binatia bacterium genome and encodes:
- the lexA gene encoding transcriptional repressor LexA encodes the protein MSKETIEKPATERQRRILEIIRDFTAEHGYPPSVREIGERVGLSSSSTIHAHLKALERRGLISRDPTKPRALRSAGGPPPARNGLVVPILGRVAAGVPITAQEDVEGEFLLPSDYVPRASDAFMLRVQGDSMVDAAILDGDLILVRPQRNAENGEIVVAMMEGEATVKRFYREAGRIRLQPENRAMPPIYASDVEIVGRVEAVVRRL